From the genome of Treponema peruense:
TACTTTTGGAATACTGGGGTATCATAAAACATTTGCAACATACTGCAGTACAGCAAGTGACTGGTTAAGCAATATAGACGGTAAATTGAACAAACTGAAAGGCTCTGATGAAAATGACGGACTTGTTGCAAAGGAAAGTCAGTTTTATCCAAAAACTTTTTATAACCCTGCAACAAAACAGACATCCGTTGTACACCTTAATGTGCTCAGTGAAAAACCTGAAGGATATACTGCGCTGCCGTATAATCATGCTGATATTAATCCGGGGTCAAATCTTGTTACTCAATCCGAGATAGATAATATGTTGTTAAGAGCGCGGGGATGGAGATACAATAATGAAACACAATAAATTATGCAGTGAGATTATTTTTGTAATTATCTGTTTCATTTTGGTATCCTGCACAGGTTGTATATTTGATGAAAAAAAAAAGAAGTCGTCTGAAGAACCTGTATACGAACCTGATGTAGTCTGGAAACTGGAAACAAATGCTTACGATACTTACCAGCCCACCCAGAACGGACAGTTTTTATATCTTATTGAATGCAACTATACTTCTGTAAACGAAGGTCTGGAACAGGAGTATAAGTTTTCAATGACAAAAGTAGATCTTCTGGATGGTCATATAGTATGGACCAGTCCTGAAATATTTCGTGTTAACAAGTCTCCTGTGGTTGTAATAAATGACAGACTGTATGTGCAGACTTCCGGAGGGTATTTGTATGTCATTGGAGATGACGACGGTAAAATAGATGCAGTTGTTTCTTTTACGAGAATTTATATGGACAGGGGGCCTACAATGATTTCATGCGGCGGAAATCTTTTCTGGTCAAACATAAACGGCGAAGGTGTAATAAATGAAGGCCTTTTGAAGTTTGATGTTTCAAAAATTGATTTTACACTGGGACCGGAACAGGTACAGCATATTGAACCCAGGCTTGTCTGGACAGATGATGTAGCCGATGTAGGAATCCTGATGCGGCCTGTAGCAAAGGATGGGATTGTATATTTCCAGACATACGACTTCTGGCAGGAAAAACACGGGAGCATAATAAAAACCGTTGCAATAGATGCAGACAGCGAAGTTGTAAAATGGCAGACTCCTACAACTACAATGAACGGGGACGGTCATATGCAGATATTTGATGACAGACTGTATTTTTTTGAAAATGTAATAAGCTGCTATGATTTGGAAACGGGAAAGTGTCTTAAAGAAAAATGCCGTGATACAGAAAAATTGGATACAGAAGTTTACATTGGAGCAGATTCCCCTGCTTATTATTCAGACGGAAAGTTTTATTATACAAACAATACCAGCTGGGCAACTTCATCAATAGCAGGAATCCCCCAGAATATGGTAAAAAACATAATCTGTATTGATGCAAAAACTTTTGCCTATGTCTGGGGAGATTTACCCAAAGGATGCGGTTCGCTTAATTCAAAACCAGTGGTTGCAAACGGCAAGACTTTTGTTGCAACATGGGGACGGGGCTTAAGGGTTTATAATTCAGAAACAGGAGAACTTATAGGAGCCGCTGAAAATATAAATACACATCCTTTTGCTGACCCACCACAATACAATGGATGTATTTACTATTTTGATGCTGACCATAAAAATTTAAAAAAAACTTTAATGGCAATAAAACCTTGAGGAAAAAAATGAAAATATTTAAATCTGTACCTATTCTTTTCTTGTCTATTCTGTTTTTTGCAGGATGTGAGTCTTCTATAGAAAATCAGAATTTGCGGGCAAGTGCAGTATCTGTAAACGGTGATGATATAGTATTCAGGGTTTATCCTGAAAATAGTTCCGGAGATATAATGACTGGCTCTCTGGTTACTGTAACAAACAGTGAGAACGAAGTTCTTTTATTGGAATTTGACAATGACAGCCAGTGTTATATTTCATCATTCGATGGACTTGAAAGTGATATCTATAATATAAAAGTTATTTCTGCAGCATACAAGGAAGCAGCCTGTATACAAATTCCTCATTTAAGACTTACAAAAGCTCCAACTATAGTGTCATTTTCTGATTCGATGGGTAATTCAGTTCTTTCCGGGAAAAGTATAAATTCCCAGTCTGCTGTATCCTGTGCGTGGAACTCCCTTGGAAACGGGATAGTATATCAGGTAAATATTAAAACTGTATTAAGTAGGATTTGGACAGGTTCAACAAGTGCTTGTAATATTGAAATACCTAAAGGAACACTA
Proteins encoded in this window:
- a CDS encoding PQQ-like beta-propeller repeat protein codes for the protein MKHNKLCSEIIFVIICFILVSCTGCIFDEKKKKSSEEPVYEPDVVWKLETNAYDTYQPTQNGQFLYLIECNYTSVNEGLEQEYKFSMTKVDLLDGHIVWTSPEIFRVNKSPVVVINDRLYVQTSGGYLYVIGDDDGKIDAVVSFTRIYMDRGPTMISCGGNLFWSNINGEGVINEGLLKFDVSKIDFTLGPEQVQHIEPRLVWTDDVADVGILMRPVAKDGIVYFQTYDFWQEKHGSIIKTVAIDADSEVVKWQTPTTTMNGDGHMQIFDDRLYFFENVISCYDLETGKCLKEKCRDTEKLDTEVYIGADSPAYYSDGKFYYTNNTSWATSSIAGIPQNMVKNIICIDAKTFAYVWGDLPKGCGSLNSKPVVANGKTFVATWGRGLRVYNSETGELIGAAENINTHPFADPPQYNGCIYYFDADHKNLKKTLMAIKP